The Pontibacter pudoricolor genome contains a region encoding:
- a CDS encoding NAD(P)/FAD-dependent oxidoreductase has product MYDVIVIGGGPAGLNAAMLLGRSRRKVVVFDSGKPRNRWAKHMNGFLGSDGMNPRELIKRGREELKRYGVEVFEKLIVTATYSKGEFVLNDDEGTVYKSKKLLLATGLTDYLPEIDGVEEYYGKSVHHCQYCDGWESQDKAIAVYGKDRNGIGQSLAMKTWSQDITLFTDGTNKLTKTDLDLLERNEVKLCIDKIARLEGEEGMLQRIILANGQARQQQAMFFSTGSKQHCDLGEQLGCEFTSKGVIKTRRQQHSNIPGLFVAGDAARDMQLVIVAAAEGARAGVAINIELQNEERK; this is encoded by the coding sequence ATGTACGATGTTATAGTTATTGGCGGCGGCCCTGCCGGACTTAATGCGGCTATGCTGCTGGGGCGCTCACGCCGGAAAGTGGTTGTATTTGATAGTGGTAAACCTCGTAACCGCTGGGCAAAACATATGAATGGTTTCCTGGGAAGCGATGGCATGAATCCGCGTGAGCTTATAAAGAGAGGAAGAGAAGAACTAAAGCGGTACGGTGTAGAGGTATTTGAAAAACTTATAGTTACGGCGACATACTCTAAAGGCGAATTTGTGTTGAATGACGATGAAGGAACCGTATATAAGTCTAAAAAGCTGTTGCTGGCTACCGGCCTGACAGATTATCTGCCTGAAATAGATGGTGTGGAAGAATACTATGGAAAAAGTGTGCACCACTGCCAGTATTGCGATGGCTGGGAAAGCCAGGACAAAGCTATTGCCGTATACGGCAAAGACCGGAACGGTATAGGGCAGTCCCTGGCCATGAAAACCTGGAGCCAGGATATTACACTTTTTACGGATGGTACCAACAAACTCACCAAAACAGACCTGGACCTGCTGGAGCGCAATGAAGTAAAGCTATGCATCGATAAAATAGCCCGCCTGGAGGGAGAAGAGGGCATGTTACAGCGCATTATACTGGCAAACGGGCAGGCAAGGCAGCAGCAGGCAATGTTCTTTTCTACGGGTAGTAAGCAGCATTGCGACCTGGGCGAACAGCTGGGATGCGAGTTTACCAGCAAAGGAGTTATCAAAACCCGCCGTCAGCAGCACTCTAACATACCCGGTTTGTTTGTGGCCGGTGATGCCGCCCGCGATATGCAACTTGTTATAGTTGCCGCCGCCGAAGGAGCCAGAGCTGGTGTCGCCATTAACATTGAACTCCAGAACGAGGAACGAAAGTAA
- a CDS encoding cyanophycinase produces MEQVKGKLIALGGGDDEGLIRLIRSEICDINSNIEVIATATPKALDAVDSGHAYKEAFEELGCSSVNFMRIDEEHEADQPANLERIEKADVIFFTGGDQLRLAKFLNGSKLLDIMSRRYREEDIIISGTSAGAAVMSDRMIYDGYGHYSLIKGEMKTTIGFGFINNVYIDTHFAERGRFGRLAHAVAHDPTHIGIGLSEETGIIIKEGDQVEVFGPGVVTIIDASKVRFSRVRKAEENEPIAVENLVMHLLTEGYRYCLRDHLFQPVEHQTTLNGNRLTA; encoded by the coding sequence ATGGAACAGGTTAAAGGAAAATTGATAGCTCTTGGGGGCGGCGATGATGAAGGTCTTATCCGGTTGATACGCTCTGAGATCTGCGACATCAACTCTAACATAGAAGTTATTGCCACTGCCACACCCAAGGCATTGGATGCCGTTGATTCTGGACACGCCTATAAAGAAGCATTTGAAGAGCTGGGCTGCAGTAGCGTGAATTTTATGCGCATAGACGAAGAGCACGAAGCAGACCAGCCTGCAAACCTGGAGCGCATCGAGAAAGCAGATGTGATATTTTTCACGGGTGGCGACCAGCTGCGCTTAGCTAAGTTTCTGAATGGCAGCAAGCTCCTCGACATCATGAGCCGCCGTTACCGCGAGGAAGACATTATCATATCAGGTACAAGCGCAGGAGCCGCCGTTATGTCTGACAGGATGATATACGATGGGTATGGTCATTACTCGCTCATCAAAGGTGAAATGAAAACAACTATAGGCTTCGGCTTTATTAATAATGTTTACATAGATACACACTTTGCAGAGCGGGGCCGTTTTGGCCGCTTAGCCCATGCTGTTGCCCATGACCCTACCCACATTGGCATCGGCCTGAGCGAAGAAACAGGTATCATTATTAAAGAAGGTGACCAGGTAGAAGTTTTCGGGCCGGGAGTGGTAACTATAATTGATGCTAGCAAAGTTAGATTCTCGCGCGTTCGGAAAGCCGAAGAAAACGAACCAATAGCCGTAGAAAACCTGGTAATGCATTTACTTACAGAAGGATACCGCTATTGCCTGCGCGACCATTTGTTCCAGCCGGTTGAGCACCAGACTACCTTAAACGGCAATAGGCTTACAGCATAA